TTCTTCTAGGACTCTCTGGTTACCCAAAActtgagatcatttttttttctctaattctaGTAATGTATCTAGTGATTCTAATTGGCAATGGTGTTTTGATCATAGCAAGCATCTTTGATTCTCGTCttcacacccccatgtacttcttcctgggcAACCTGTCTTTCCTGGATATCTGCTATACATCCTCCTCTGTTCCCTCAACTTTGGTGAgcttaatttcaaagaaaaggaacatttccTTCTCTGGATGTGCAGTGCAGATGTTCTTTGGGTTTGCAATGGGGTCAACAGAGTGTTTCCTCCTTGGCATGATGGCTTTTGATCGCTATGTAGCCATCTGTAACCCTCTGAGATACCCCATCATCATGAGCAAGGTGGTGTATGTACTGATGGCTTCTGTGTCATGGCTCTCTGGTGGAATCAACTCAATTGTGCAAACGTCTCTTGCCATGCAGTTGCCTTTCTGTGGGAATAATATTATCAATCATTTCTTATGTGAGATATTAGCTGTCCTTAAGCTAGCTTGTGCTGATATAACCCTCAATTATGTTACCCTAGCAGTTTCAAATATGGCATTCCTGGTTCTTCCACTGatagtcatttttttctcctatatgtTCATCCTTTACACCATCTTGAGAATGAACTCAGCCACAGGGAGACGCAAAGCCTTTTCCACCTGTTCAGCACATCTGACTGTGGTGATCATATTTTATGGTACCATCTTCTTCATGTATGCCAAACCCAAGTCTCAAGACCACCTTCGGAATGACAATTTGCAAGCTACAGAGGGGCTTATTTCCATGTTTTATGGGGTAGTGACCCCCATGCTAAATCCTATAATCTATAGCTTgagaaataaagatgtaaaagCTGCTgtgaaatatttgctgaattggAAAACTGTTAACCAATAAAACCAAAGGGAAATGTGAGTCTTTAGTGTATAAAGAATAGAAATGGCATCTTTGGGCAACCATTGAGGACCTTCTTTGGGAAAGCAAGTTTATATAAAGagagatttttattctttgtcttcaCTGGCCAAGTTTAGCTATGATTACTAAGAATAATAGTCTGCCATAAACTCAGGTTGTAACAGGGTCTGATTCGTGTTTCACAAAGACCATGAATTCCATTAGAATCTCATCCATGGTCATATCTGAAATTAGTATTTCTGGTGTCATGTGTCGCAATACAGTGAAAAACATCACACATAAGCTTTGGAAATAGAGAAGCGGGAGTATAAATTCTACCCTATCACAAAGTGCTTAAATTAATATTGGGAAagttatttattctttctaaactttagtttccttatttgcaaaaaGGGAGTAATTAAACACGGTTCCCAGTGTTATTATAAAGATTCAGTAAGTTGCACAAAGCACCTGGCATAGTGCGAAGTTCATAGTAGTTCTCTCTGTAGAGGATGTTGAGCTTGACTTTTCCTGTTGACACAGAATGTAGGAATTGAAGACTCCAAATTGAAGATAAAAGACACTAGCTAGCACCTCTTAAAAAAACCTTCCAGTTATTAGGATCAGCTATCCCTTTCTTAAGTCTTATTAACATCAGTCACCACTTTTCCTTGCCCCTTCTCCCTGCATAGCTATGtaaagaaaacatcaagaaaggGAAAGGTAGAATCAAAGGAAATTTTACATCATGAAGAACTCAGTGAATCCTGAGAGGTGTTTGACTGCTGTCCCTATCAAAGAGTGGGAAGACTGTTCCAGCCCAAGCCAATTAAAGAGGATGCTGCAAAAGAGCCTCTTGAGGTTGGGGGTGCCTGCAAAGGAGAGCTAATGTTTGGCT
The Prionailurus viverrinus isolate Anna chromosome D4, UM_Priviv_1.0, whole genome shotgun sequence genome window above contains:
- the LOC125150037 gene encoding olfactory receptor 13C4; the encoded protein is MDKINKTFVKEFILLGLSGYPKLEIIFFSLILVMYLVILIGNGVLIIASIFDSRLHTPMYFFLGNLSFLDICYTSSSVPSTLVSLISKKRNISFSGCAVQMFFGFAMGSTECFLLGMMAFDRYVAICNPLRYPIIMSKVVYVLMASVSWLSGGINSIVQTSLAMQLPFCGNNIINHFLCEILAVLKLACADITLNYVTLAVSNMAFLVLPLIVIFFSYMFILYTILRMNSATGRRKAFSTCSAHLTVVIIFYGTIFFMYAKPKSQDHLRNDNLQATEGLISMFYGVVTPMLNPIIYSLRNKDVKAAVKYLLNWKTVNQ